The Streptosporangiales bacterium genome segment CCTCGTTGAACAGCGAGGTGAAGAAGCCCGCGATGTACGTGGCGCCGTCCGGCGACGTGGGGTCGTAGAAGTTGGCGTCGCGGACGTTGCTCACGAGCACGACGGTCTTGTTCCCGTCGCCCTTGAAGTAGTCGGGGTCGCCGTTGCCGAGGATCTCCCACAGCGGGGCGCCGAAGCCCACGTCGGTCTGCTGGGTGCCGTCACGCGCCGGCGCGACCGAGAACTCCTTCGACTCCTTCGGCAGGATGTTGCCGTCGAACTCGCCGACCAGGGAGTCGACCTGCTCGTCGGTGATGACGTTGCGGATGCCGTCGTTGCGGCAGTCGTCGGCCGGGTAGTTGAGGTCCTTCTGCACCCAGACCTCGATGTTGTCGCCCACGCCACGCAGCACGTACGGCGCCGCGAAGTAGCCCTGGGTGTCGTCGAGGCCGAGCCAGTTCTTCTCGCCGCCGATCGGCGTGCCCGTGCCGTCGTCGGCCGCGGCGCTCTTCGCCGTACGGTTGGCCTTCGAGACCTTCTCGGCCTGGTCGGTGAACCTCTCCCGCTGCGACTTGGAGAGGTCGACCGACTGCTGCTTCTGGATCCGCTCGTCGACGCTGCGCGTATCGGAGGGGACCTGCTTCGTCGCTCTCGGTGCCGCGGCGACGCTCGGGACACCGATGGCGGTGACCGCCAGTGCGAGTGCTCCTGCGAGCGCTGCGGCGCCAGCGCGCCGCAGACCACGGAAGGCGCTGCCCTCGGACATGCCTACCTCATTCAGCTTCGCGGCACCGCTCCAGTCGCGATGCGCAGGACGGGCGCCGCGGCCGACGGTGTTACGCGAACGTTATGAATCGGACAGGGGCACCGGGCGTACTGAATCACCGGGATCGCCGCCGCGACAGGGTTTCTGCGCGACAGCGACGGGCTGTCACCGTGCACGCGCGGTCGGCAGCGGTCCGTAGGCGACGGGCCGCGGCAGGTCAGAAGCCCAGCGTCTGGGCGAGCCGCTTGACCTCGCGGCCGCGTCCCTCGGCCATCACGGCGAGCGGTGACCCGCCGAGGCTCTCCTCGGTGCGGAGCATCCAGGCGACGCTCTGCTCCTCGTCGTAGCCCGCGTCGTGCAGCAGCGTGACGAGGCCGGTAAGGCCCTTGACCAGGTGGCCGTCGGCCACGAACGCGGCGGGGACGACCTGCACGCCGTCGCGGCGCACCGTCACCAGCCGTCCCTCGTGGAGCAACTGGCGCACCTTGCGGGTGTCCTCGCCGATCCGCTCGGCGAGGTCCGGGAGGGGCAGCCAGTCGACGGCGTCCGGGTCTGGGGCGACGGCCTCTGAGGTCACGGACCCAGTCTGCCCGGCGTCCCGTCCGTGTCGGTCCCCGGGCCCGCGGACGCGGACGGCACTCGATCCTGGAGCACCGCCACCATGGTGCGGAGCTCGCGCAGCTCGGTCATGACCGCCTCGTGCTGCTTCTTCTCCAGCCGCTGGTCCTCCTGCCAGCGGTTGCGGTTGACCTCGATCTCCATGGCGCTCACGATCACGCCGATCAGCAGGTTGAGCAGGATGAACGCGGTGATGACGATGTAGCCGACGAAGAAGACCCAGGCGGCCGCGCGCTCCTGCACGATCGGCTCGGCGATGGCGGGCCAGTTCTCGAGCGTCATGATCTCGAACATCGTGAACAGCGACCTGTCGAGGCTGCCGAAGTACTCGGGCGCGACCGACCGGAAGAGCTGCACGCCGAGGATCGCTCCGCTGTACAGCGCGACCATCAGCATCACGATGATCGACCCGATGCCGGGGACGGCGGACAGCAGCGCGGCGATCACCCGCCGCAGGCTGGGGATGACCGAGACGATGCGGGCGAGCCGCAGCACGCGGAGCACGCGCATCACCGAGAAGAAGCTCGTCATCGGAAGCAAGGCGAGGCACACGATGATCAGGTCGAACCAGTTCCACGGGTCGCGGAAGAACGTCCTGCCGCCGGCGTAGAGCCGAAGCACCATCTCCAGGCCGAACGCGACCAGCACCGCGATCTCGACGACGCGCAGCGCGATGCCGTACCGGTCGGAGAGCACGGGCGACGTCGACAGGCCGAGGCTCACGGCGTTGACGAAGATGACCCCGAGCACGAGGCGCTGGAACCTGCCGGACTCGACCACCTCACGGGCGTAGGCACGTGAGATCACGGCACTCCTCGGACGGTCGACCGCTCGGCTGGGACGACGGGAGCCTACCGATCCGCGACGGCCAGCTTGATCGGCACCGCGGGATCGGCGAGCCGAGCGGCGTCGACGGGCTGCCCGCGTTCGGCGACGCGCCGGCCCTGGACGGCGTCCCTCGGCCGGTCGACGGCGAACACCGCCCGCAGCCGGTCGTCGCGCAGCCAGCACGCCGCCCACGCCGCGTCGGTGGCCGGGTCACCCCGCCAGACCAGCGAGTCTCCCTGCGTGTGGCGACCCGCGTACTGCGTGTAGCGGCCGAACTGCTCCGACCAGACGTAGGGGACGGGGTCGTAGACGTCGTCGCCGCCGAGCAGGGTGGACGCGACGACGGCAGGTGCCCGGAGCGCGGTGTCCCAGTGCTCGACGCGCAGCCGCTCGCCGTACCGCGCCGACCACCATGCGGCGACGTCGCCGACCGCGCAGACTCCCGGTCGCGCGGCGAGCCGCTCGTCGACGACCACGCCGTCGCCGAGGGTCAGACCGGAGCCGTCGAGCCAGGCGGTCACCGGGCGCACGCCGACGGCGACGAGTACCTCGTCCGCCGCGAGGAACGACCCGTCCGCGAGCTCGAGTCCCCCGACCACCACGGACCGGACGGACGTGTCCGTCAGCAGCTCCACACCGGCGCCGGCCCACCAGGGCGTGGTCGGCACGGCGACCTCGGCCGGCAGCGCGGTGGCGAGCGGATGCGCCGCGGCCTCGACCACCGTGACGCGGCAGCCCGCGGCGGCGGCCGCGGTCGCGACCTCCGCGCCGATCCACCCCGCGCCGACGATCGCGACCGAGGCGCCGGGGCGCAGCGCCTT includes the following:
- a CDS encoding DNA-binding protein — translated: MTSEAVAPDPDAVDWLPLPDLAERIGEDTRKVRQLLHEGRLVTVRRDGVQVVPAAFVADGHLVKGLTGLVTLLHDAGYDEEQSVAWMLRTEESLGGSPLAVMAEGRGREVKRLAQTLGF
- a CDS encoding ion transporter; its protein translation is MISRAYAREVVESGRFQRLVLGVIFVNAVSLGLSTSPVLSDRYGIALRVVEIAVLVAFGLEMVLRLYAGGRTFFRDPWNWFDLIIVCLALLPMTSFFSVMRVLRVLRLARIVSVIPSLRRVIAALLSAVPGIGSIIVMLMVALYSGAILGVQLFRSVAPEYFGSLDRSLFTMFEIMTLENWPAIAEPIVQERAAAWVFFVGYIVITAFILLNLLIGVIVSAMEIEVNRNRWQEDQRLEKKQHEAVMTELRELRTMVAVLQDRVPSASAGPGTDTDGTPGRLGP
- a CDS encoding NAD(P)/FAD-dependent oxidoreductase; amino-acid sequence: MEHCVVAGAGLAGLNTVMALRTRGYEGRLTLLGAEPHPPYDRPPLSKQLLDGRVDDPTLPADWAGLGVDCRWETAATGLRDGAVDTAAGPVPCDAAVIATGAAPVRLPGDGPQRTLRTVEDARALRKALRPGASVAIVGAGWIGAEVATAAAAAGCRVTVVEAAAHPLATALPAEVAVPTTPWWAGAGVELLTDTSVRSVVVGGLELADGSFLAADEVLVAVGVRPVTAWLDGSGLTLGDGVVVDERLAARPGVCAVGDVAAWWSARYGERLRVEHWDTALRAPAVVASTLLGGDDVYDPVPYVWSEQFGRYTQYAGRHTQGDSLVWRGDPATDAAWAACWLRDDRLRAVFAVDRPRDAVQGRRVAERGQPVDAARLADPAVPIKLAVADR